One window of the Natrinema sp. HArc-T2 genome contains the following:
- a CDS encoding PaaI family thioesterase — MTEETPPADMFDEFDDLESLLQYSLEEDHEFLAWLETSVDNVGDGTMTMSIPYDEKLTNTRPTAAPDERADLHGGVAATLIDTVGGLSLQTAVDNPFETKIATINLNVNYLRPATGDLVATADVIRAGSSVGVSEVTVESTTPDGETKIVAIGQGAYRILRPQ, encoded by the coding sequence ATGACCGAGGAGACGCCACCGGCGGACATGTTCGACGAGTTCGACGACCTCGAGAGTCTGCTCCAGTACTCTCTCGAGGAGGATCACGAGTTCCTCGCGTGGCTCGAGACGAGCGTCGACAACGTCGGCGACGGGACGATGACGATGTCGATTCCCTACGACGAGAAGCTGACGAACACGCGGCCAACCGCAGCCCCCGACGAGCGAGCGGACCTCCACGGTGGCGTCGCGGCGACACTCATCGACACCGTCGGCGGGCTCTCGCTGCAGACCGCGGTCGACAACCCCTTCGAGACGAAAATCGCGACGATCAATCTGAACGTCAACTACCTCCGCCCGGCGACGGGAGACCTCGTCGCGACCGCAGACGTGATCCGGGCCGGTAGCAGCGTCGGCGTCAGTGAGGTCACCGTCGAAAGCACGACGCCCGACGGGGAGACGAAGATCGTCGCCATCGGACAGGGCGCCTATCGGATCCTCCGACCACAGTAA
- a CDS encoding cysteine hydrolase family protein — protein MRLEPDRTAVVVVDMQNGFCHPEGSLYAPGSEAVIEPIAELVERAREAGVQVIFTRDVHPPDQFDDAHYYDEFDQWGEHVLENSWEAEIVDELPVEAGDHVVEKHTYDAFYNTELEGWLTARDIHDLVICGTLANVCVLHTGGSAGVRDFRPILVEDCIGAIEDDHHEYALEHADWLFGEVEQSADLEFA, from the coding sequence ATGCGCCTCGAGCCAGACCGCACGGCAGTGGTGGTCGTCGACATGCAAAACGGGTTCTGTCACCCAGAGGGCTCGCTGTACGCACCGGGCAGCGAGGCCGTTATCGAGCCGATCGCCGAGTTAGTCGAGCGTGCTCGCGAGGCCGGCGTCCAGGTGATCTTCACCCGCGACGTCCACCCACCGGACCAGTTCGACGACGCCCACTACTACGACGAGTTCGACCAGTGGGGCGAACACGTCCTCGAGAACTCCTGGGAGGCCGAGATCGTCGACGAACTCCCCGTCGAGGCAGGCGACCACGTCGTCGAGAAACACACCTACGACGCCTTCTACAACACCGAACTCGAGGGGTGGTTGACGGCCCGCGACATCCACGATCTGGTGATCTGTGGCACCCTCGCGAACGTCTGCGTGCTCCACACCGGCGGCAGTGCGGGGGTGCGGGACTTCCGCCCGATCCTGGTCGAAGATTGCATCGGTGCGATCGAGGACGACCACCACGAGTACGCCTTAGAGCACGCCGACTGGCTGTTCGGCGAGGTCGAGCAGAGCGCCGACCTCGAGTTCGCGTAA